A DNA window from Maribellus comscasis contains the following coding sequences:
- a CDS encoding acetyl-CoA carboxylase biotin carboxyl carrier protein subunit → MTEEKEYKNLIVQGAIYKTTYTRKFEERLMWEAPNENLLYSFIPGTIIDIYIKPKDKVKEGETLLLLEAMKMQNQVRMPFDGEIVKIYVKKEDVIPKRHLMIEIKPKILK, encoded by the coding sequence ATGACTGAAGAAAAAGAATATAAAAATCTCATTGTTCAGGGGGCTATTTACAAAACCACGTATACCCGAAAATTTGAAGAAAGGTTAATGTGGGAGGCGCCAAATGAAAATCTGCTTTATTCATTTATACCGGGAACAATAATCGACATATACATCAAACCAAAGGATAAAGTTAAAGAAGGTGAAACTTTGTTACTGCTTGAGGCAATGAAAATGCAAAATCAGGTTCGCATGCCTTTTGACGGGGAGATAGTAAAAATTTATGTAAAAAAAGAAGATGTAATACCTAAAAGACATCTGATGATTGAGATTAAACCCAAAATATTAAAATAA
- a CDS encoding MFS transporter: protein MSSFVKNKQYYKFSFYGFLKNLRFFDAFFILFLVEKGLSYTEIGVLYAAREICINIFEVPSGIVADTYGRKNSLMGSFVAYILSFVVFFISANFWLFLVAFIFYGVGDAFRSGTHKGMIMEYLKIENWEDQKIDYYGHTRSWSQMGSAISSLIAGGIVFYSGEYHNIFLYSIVPYMINLFLIMSYPNALNHSSNQSEKNKKVSFVFMVKSLIKMVKRPKVLKIINTAALHSAYLKAVKDYIQPLMASVALLIPVFVNQEDEKRNGAIIGVIYFLIYLGTSRASKYSSKLEKNNKIDLPFVTLLFGFFLGTVTGFFYSCEIWVVALVAFIGIYLVENVRKPVLTGYISDNVPNEVLTSVISAQSLLKTILTSVLAFVFGVVADHFGIGISFIVVSVFLGVFSIFIYYLKGLRN, encoded by the coding sequence ATGAGTTCGTTTGTTAAAAACAAACAATATTACAAATTTAGTTTTTACGGATTTTTAAAAAATCTTCGGTTTTTTGATGCTTTTTTTATTTTGTTTTTGGTTGAAAAAGGATTGTCTTATACCGAAATAGGTGTATTGTATGCAGCAAGGGAAATCTGTATAAACATTTTTGAAGTACCATCCGGAATTGTTGCTGATACTTACGGACGAAAAAATTCGTTGATGGGATCTTTTGTAGCTTATATTTTATCGTTTGTTGTATTTTTTATTTCCGCTAACTTCTGGTTGTTTTTAGTTGCTTTTATTTTTTATGGTGTAGGCGATGCATTTCGGAGTGGTACCCACAAAGGAATGATTATGGAATACCTGAAAATTGAGAACTGGGAAGATCAGAAAATAGATTATTACGGGCATACTCGTTCGTGGTCGCAAATGGGCTCTGCAATTTCGTCGTTAATTGCAGGCGGAATTGTTTTTTATTCCGGAGAGTATCATAATATTTTTCTGTATTCCATTGTTCCGTACATGATAAATTTATTTCTGATCATGTCATACCCCAATGCATTAAACCATTCATCAAATCAGTCGGAAAAGAATAAGAAAGTGAGCTTTGTTTTTATGGTTAAGTCGCTGATTAAAATGGTTAAACGCCCTAAGGTCTTGAAAATAATAAATACGGCTGCGCTTCATTCGGCCTATTTAAAAGCGGTAAAAGATTATATTCAGCCATTAATGGCAAGTGTGGCGCTTTTAATTCCGGTTTTTGTAAACCAGGAAGATGAGAAAAGAAACGGGGCAATAATAGGAGTTATTTATTTTTTGATTTACCTGGGCACTTCCCGGGCGTCAAAATATTCATCAAAACTGGAAAAGAACAATAAAATTGACCTTCCTTTTGTTACACTGTTGTTTGGCTTTTTTCTTGGAACAGTCACTGGATTTTTTTACAGCTGCGAGATTTGGGTGGTGGCGTTGGTCGCTTTTATTGGGATTTATTTGGTTGAGAATGTACGAAAACCGGTTTTAACCGGATATATTTCAGATAACGTCCCTAACGAAGTTTTAACATCGGTTATTTCGGCCCAGTCCTTGCTCAAAACCATCTTAACATCTGTTTTGGCCTTTGTTTTTGGAGTGGTTGCCGACCATTTTGGAATTGGAATTTCGTTTATAGTGGTTTCTGTGTTTCTTGGAGTATTTTCAATTTTCATCTACTATCTCAAAGGTTTAAGAAATTAA
- a CDS encoding sugar transferase — protein MNKKRQVAKYLVFDFLAAALGWTIFFIYRKLVIEPQRFGIDIPLDFTNRYFLGLLFIPVFWLTFYYITGFYKNIFHRSRLLELGQTFLTSVVGVVIIFFALILDDFITSYKDYYELFFILFILHFFLTYSFRLILTTRTIHRIHKRKIGFNTLIIGSNEKAVKVYNEMMNQQRPAGNLFVGFVGVENNNDALLSDYIPKLGGVNDLTNIIESKQIEEVIIALETIEHKRLSDILTIIENRQVTIWGIPDLYDFLSGTVKVNTIYSSPLIKISNGLMPGWQENTKRLIDVLFSFIALVLFFPVFLVLAVVIKTTSKGPIIYKQERVGRFGQPFKIYKLRSMVFNAENGTPELSNENDERITNIGRFMRKTHLDEIPQFINVIKGEMSLVGPRPERKYYIDQIIQKAPHYTHLHKLRPGITSWGQVKYGYASNVEEMLERLPFDMMYLKNISLYIDFKILIYTLMVSFKGNGK, from the coding sequence ATGAACAAAAAAAGACAGGTTGCAAAATACTTGGTTTTTGATTTTTTAGCAGCGGCCCTTGGTTGGACTATATTTTTCATTTACCGCAAACTGGTTATAGAACCCCAGCGCTTTGGCATTGACATACCTTTGGATTTTACCAACCGTTATTTTCTTGGCTTGCTGTTTATTCCAGTTTTTTGGCTTACTTTTTATTATATCACCGGATTTTACAAAAACATTTTTCACAGATCGCGGCTGCTTGAACTCGGACAGACTTTTTTAACATCGGTTGTAGGTGTAGTAATTATTTTCTTTGCTTTGATTTTAGATGATTTTATAACATCGTATAAAGATTATTACGAACTCTTTTTTATTCTTTTTATCCTCCACTTCTTCCTTACCTATTCGTTTCGCTTAATTCTTACCACACGAACAATACATCGAATTCACAAACGTAAAATAGGGTTTAACACGCTTATTATAGGAAGCAACGAAAAAGCAGTAAAAGTGTATAATGAGATGATGAACCAGCAGCGCCCTGCCGGAAACTTATTTGTTGGTTTTGTGGGAGTTGAAAACAACAACGATGCGCTTTTAAGCGATTACATTCCAAAATTAGGCGGTGTAAACGACCTGACAAATATTATTGAAAGCAAACAGATTGAAGAGGTAATAATTGCGCTTGAAACCATTGAACACAAAAGATTAAGCGACATTCTTACAATAATTGAAAACCGGCAGGTAACAATTTGGGGAATTCCTGATTTGTACGATTTTCTGTCGGGCACGGTAAAAGTAAATACCATTTACAGCAGTCCTCTGATAAAAATATCAAACGGTTTGATGCCGGGCTGGCAGGAAAATACCAAACGTTTAATCGATGTATTGTTCTCGTTTATTGCATTGGTTTTGTTTTTCCCTGTTTTTTTGGTTTTAGCTGTGGTTATCAAAACCACATCGAAAGGCCCTATAATATATAAACAGGAAAGAGTGGGGCGTTTCGGACAACCTTTTAAAATCTACAAATTAAGAAGTATGGTTTTTAATGCCGAAAACGGAACTCCTGAACTATCGAACGAAAACGATGAGCGAATTACTAATATTGGGCGGTTCATGCGAAAAACACACCTCGACGAAATTCCGCAATTTATAAATGTAATTAAAGGTGAAATGTCACTGGTGGGGCCCCGCCCTGAAAGAAAATATTACATTGACCAAATCATTCAAAAAGCACCTCATTACACCCACCTTCACAAATTACGACCGGGAATAACCTCGTGGGGACAGGTAAAATACGGTTATGCTTCAAATGTGGAAGAAATGCTTGAAAGATTGCCTTTCGATATGATGTATCTGAAAAATATTTCGCTGTACATCGATTTTAAAATTCTAATTTACACCTTGATGGTAAGTTTTAAAGGAAACGGAAAATAG
- a CDS encoding acyl-CoA carboxylase subunit beta, translating to MSLRSNVLDLRKRKREVQKGGGDKAIEKQAKMGKLTARERILALLDKNSFHEYDLFVEHSAKDFGMESKVLHGDGVIIGTGTIYNKPVCIFAQDFTVAGGSLGLMHARKITKIMDHALKMRVPLIGINDSGGARIQEGVNSLAGYGEIFFRNTLASGVIPQISVILGPCAGGAVYSPALTDFVFVVENISKMFITGPSVIKSVLGEEISMEELGGARVHAEITGNAHFYAQNELECFDQIKKLISFIPRNNSRKALPYPPKSPQKGRKIEDMVPGDPRIPYDMRDIIKGITDGSDFFEVMEHFAPNIIIGFGRMEGETVGFVANQPMVLAGVLDTDSSDKAARFIRYCDAFNIPIVTIEDLPGYLPGVDQEHAGVIRHGAKILYAYSEATVPKVTVILRKAYGGGYIAMNSRHLRADFVFAWPTAEIAVMGPEGAANIVFRKEIAEAENPEEMRQQKILEYKEKFANPYVAAAQGYIDEVIEPKETRPRILHALKVSENKSVHLPAKKHGVPPF from the coding sequence ATATGACCTGTTCGTTGAACACAGCGCCAAAGATTTTGGTATGGAATCAAAAGTATTACATGGCGACGGTGTAATTATCGGTACAGGCACCATTTACAATAAACCAGTTTGTATTTTCGCCCAGGACTTCACTGTAGCAGGGGGCTCACTCGGACTAATGCACGCCAGAAAAATTACAAAAATCATGGATCATGCCTTAAAAATGAGGGTTCCATTGATTGGTATTAACGACTCTGGTGGTGCGCGTATTCAGGAAGGTGTTAACTCTCTGGCCGGATATGGAGAAATATTTTTCCGTAATACCCTGGCATCGGGAGTAATTCCCCAAATCTCAGTAATCCTTGGTCCTTGTGCAGGTGGAGCTGTTTATTCGCCGGCGCTAACCGACTTTGTTTTTGTTGTGGAAAATATCTCCAAAATGTTTATTACCGGCCCAAGTGTAATAAAATCGGTGCTTGGCGAAGAAATTTCGATGGAGGAACTCGGTGGCGCGCGTGTTCATGCGGAAATTACAGGGAATGCTCATTTTTATGCTCAAAATGAGCTTGAATGTTTCGACCAGATAAAAAAACTTATCAGTTTTATTCCCCGAAATAATTCCAGGAAAGCGCTTCCTTATCCGCCAAAATCGCCGCAAAAAGGCAGGAAAATTGAAGACATGGTTCCCGGCGATCCAAGAATTCCTTACGATATGCGCGACATTATAAAAGGAATTACAGACGGCTCTGACTTTTTTGAAGTTATGGAACATTTTGCACCAAATATTATAATTGGTTTTGGAAGGATGGAAGGTGAAACAGTAGGATTTGTAGCCAACCAACCAATGGTTCTTGCTGGTGTTCTGGATACCGACAGTTCTGACAAAGCAGCGAGGTTTATTCGTTATTGCGATGCTTTTAATATTCCAATTGTTACAATAGAAGATTTACCAGGATATTTACCAGGAGTCGATCAGGAACATGCAGGCGTAATCCGGCACGGTGCAAAAATTCTTTATGCATACAGTGAAGCGACAGTTCCAAAAGTAACGGTCATTTTAAGAAAAGCATACGGTGGGGGTTATATTGCGATGAACTCGCGCCACTTACGTGCTGATTTTGTATTTGCATGGCCAACCGCAGAAATTGCGGTAATGGGACCGGAAGGTGCCGCAAACATTGTATTCCGAAAAGAAATTGCAGAAGCTGAAAATCCGGAAGAAATGCGTCAGCAAAAAATTCTGGAGTACAAAGAAAAATTCGCAAATCCGTATGTTGCAGCAGCGCAGGGATATATCGACGAAGTAATTGAACCAAAAGAAACCAGGCCACGTATCTTACATGCCCTAAAAGTTTCGGAAAATAAAAGCGTTCATTTGCCAGCTAAAAAACACGGTGTACCACCATTCTAA
- a CDS encoding VOC family protein, which translates to MSSKIKYVHTNIVAANWRELAAFYIKVFDCIPILPERNLSGNWLDQLTGLKKAGIRGIHLQLPGFEKGPTLEIFEYSPENLAENNRVINRAGFAHIAFHVEDVEDILEKLVQNGGEKYGELIKTKIEGVGILNAVYTRDPEGNIVEIQHWENDKGVSR; encoded by the coding sequence ATGTCTTCCAAAATTAAATATGTTCATACCAATATTGTTGCTGCAAACTGGAGAGAGTTGGCCGCATTTTATATCAAAGTTTTTGATTGCATTCCAATTTTGCCGGAACGGAATTTAAGCGGAAACTGGTTAGACCAATTAACAGGTTTGAAAAAAGCAGGTATAAGAGGAATTCATCTTCAACTCCCTGGTTTTGAAAAAGGCCCGACACTTGAAATATTTGAATATTCGCCGGAGAATTTGGCGGAAAATAATCGTGTAATCAATCGAGCAGGATTTGCACACATCGCATTTCATGTTGAAGATGTGGAGGACATTTTGGAGAAACTGGTTCAAAATGGCGGTGAAAAGTATGGCGAACTTATTAAAACAAAAATTGAAGGAGTTGGAATTTTAAATGCAGTCTATACCCGGGATCCTGAAGGGAATATTGTGGAGATTCAACATTGGGAAAACGATAAAGGAGTTAGCCGGTAA
- the gcvP gene encoding aminomethyl-transferring glycine dehydrogenase encodes MPYDNFVTRHIGPRENDVTEMLEAVGVSSMDELIEQTVPANIRLKEPLKLQEGLTERKYYRKVLSLAAKNKVFNTYIGMGYYDTITPAVVLRNVLENPVWYTSYTPYQAEISQGRLEALLNYQTMVCELTGMEIANASLLDESTAAAEAMIMMMNLRSRKMVKNGVNAVLVDEKMWPQTHDVLKTRAYPLGIELRIQSKENFEFADDVFGVLVQYPNSDGEIIDYSELVKQAHEKDIKVAVAADLLSLAILVPPGEWGADIVFGNSQRFGVPMGYGGPHAAFFTAKETFKRSMPGRIIGVTKDIHGNRALRMALQTREQHIKREKATSNICTAQALLATMAGFFGVYHGPEGVRNIADRVHNIAAFLTEEIEKLGYKQLNRNYFDTIRFALPRHVKHEDIEWLSLELEMNFRYFENGEVGISIDETTNREDITWILEVFAKAANKRWQVIHEYPKGYSVDKKYARTSEYLTQEVFNKYRSETEMVRYIKRLEHKDISLTHSMISLGSCTMKLNAATEMLPLSWIEFNGIHPFVPKNQARGYHEMMEELRRDLSEITGMSDVSLMPNSGAAGEYAGLMVIQAYHESRGEGKRNVVLIPSSAHGTNPASAVMAGMKVIVVACDEQGNIDLENLRRKADEHKEFLSSFMVTYPSTHGVFESSIVEMCEIIHKNGGQVYMDGANMNAQVGLTNPKSIGADVCHLNLHKTFAIPHGGGGPGVGPIAVAGHLVEFLPSHPIMNNGHVGINAVAGAPWGSASVLTITYGYIKMMGAKGLTEATQIAILNANYIAKALEANYGILYTGENGRIAHEMILECRHFKASSGITEEDIAKRLMDYGFHAPTLSFPVHGTLMIEPTESESKEELDRFIDALNSIFNEIKEIENGTADKTDNVLKNAPHTSERVCANEWEHEYSREKAAFPLDWIRENKFWVPVGRVNNAWGDRHLICTCGSPEEYELMTQD; translated from the coding sequence ATGCCTTACGATAATTTTGTAACCCGCCATATTGGCCCACGTGAAAATGATGTAACAGAGATGTTGGAAGCAGTTGGTGTATCATCGATGGATGAATTGATTGAGCAAACTGTTCCTGCAAATATCAGGTTAAAAGAACCGCTCAAATTACAGGAAGGACTTACTGAACGAAAATATTACCGGAAGGTTCTTAGTCTGGCTGCCAAAAATAAGGTGTTTAATACCTATATCGGAATGGGATATTACGATACAATAACTCCCGCCGTTGTTCTTCGGAATGTATTGGAAAATCCGGTGTGGTATACTTCTTACACTCCCTATCAGGCTGAAATTTCCCAAGGCAGGCTGGAGGCATTGTTAAATTACCAGACCATGGTTTGCGAACTTACCGGAATGGAAATTGCCAACGCATCGCTGTTGGATGAATCAACTGCTGCTGCAGAGGCGATGATTATGATGATGAATTTGCGTTCGCGCAAAATGGTAAAGAATGGTGTAAATGCAGTTTTGGTAGATGAAAAAATGTGGCCGCAAACACACGACGTGCTAAAAACAAGGGCTTATCCGCTTGGCATCGAACTTCGAATTCAATCAAAAGAAAATTTTGAATTCGCCGATGATGTTTTTGGTGTTTTAGTGCAATATCCAAATTCTGACGGAGAAATTATTGATTATTCGGAACTGGTAAAACAGGCACATGAAAAAGATATAAAAGTAGCTGTTGCCGCTGATTTGCTTTCACTTGCTATTTTGGTTCCTCCGGGTGAATGGGGAGCCGATATTGTTTTTGGAAATAGCCAGCGTTTTGGGGTGCCAATGGGATATGGTGGTCCGCATGCAGCTTTTTTTACAGCGAAAGAAACATTCAAACGAAGCATGCCTGGCCGAATTATTGGAGTGACTAAAGACATTCACGGAAACCGTGCATTGCGCATGGCACTTCAAACAAGAGAACAACATATCAAGCGGGAGAAAGCAACGTCAAATATTTGTACCGCACAAGCACTTTTGGCAACCATGGCAGGCTTTTTTGGAGTTTATCACGGTCCCGAAGGTGTGAGAAATATTGCCGATCGGGTTCATAACATTGCCGCGTTTTTGACTGAAGAGATTGAAAAACTGGGATACAAACAGCTAAACCGGAATTATTTTGATACCATTCGTTTTGCTTTGCCAAGACATGTAAAACACGAAGATATTGAGTGGCTGTCATTGGAATTGGAGATGAACTTCAGGTATTTCGAAAATGGTGAGGTTGGAATTAGTATTGATGAAACTACCAACCGGGAAGACATCACCTGGATTTTGGAAGTGTTTGCAAAAGCAGCCAACAAACGCTGGCAAGTCATTCATGAGTATCCCAAAGGATATTCTGTAGATAAAAAATATGCCCGAACTTCGGAATATCTGACCCAGGAAGTATTTAACAAATACCGGTCGGAAACTGAAATGGTACGTTACATCAAACGATTGGAACACAAAGATATTTCACTCACACATTCCATGATTTCGTTGGGCTCATGTACTATGAAATTAAATGCGGCGACAGAAATGCTCCCGTTGAGCTGGATAGAGTTTAATGGAATTCATCCTTTTGTTCCCAAAAATCAGGCGCGTGGTTACCACGAAATGATGGAAGAATTGCGTAGGGATTTATCTGAGATAACCGGGATGTCGGATGTGAGTTTGATGCCAAACTCCGGTGCCGCCGGCGAATATGCGGGATTGATGGTTATTCAGGCTTATCACGAAAGCAGGGGAGAGGGCAAACGGAATGTGGTTCTGATTCCTTCATCTGCGCATGGAACAAATCCGGCAAGTGCAGTTATGGCGGGGATGAAAGTAATTGTTGTTGCCTGCGATGAACAAGGAAACATTGACCTGGAGAATTTACGCAGGAAGGCGGATGAACATAAAGAATTCCTTTCTTCGTTTATGGTAACCTATCCGTCAACACATGGTGTATTTGAGTCGTCGATAGTAGAGATGTGTGAAATCATTCATAAAAACGGTGGTCAGGTTTATATGGATGGAGCAAATATGAACGCACAGGTTGGTTTAACCAATCCCAAAAGTATTGGAGCTGATGTTTGTCATCTGAATTTACATAAAACCTTTGCTATCCCTCATGGTGGGGGAGGTCCCGGAGTTGGACCGATAGCAGTGGCCGGTCATCTGGTTGAGTTTCTACCTTCTCATCCAATCATGAATAACGGACACGTCGGAATTAACGCGGTTGCAGGTGCTCCGTGGGGAAGTGCTTCTGTTCTTACGATTACTTACGGGTATATAAAAATGATGGGAGCAAAAGGATTAACAGAGGCAACTCAAATAGCCATTTTAAACGCCAATTATATTGCAAAAGCATTGGAAGCAAATTACGGAATTTTGTATACCGGCGAAAACGGGCGTATTGCACACGAAATGATTCTGGAATGCAGGCATTTTAAAGCATCTTCCGGAATCACTGAAGAAGACATTGCCAAACGTTTAATGGATTACGGTTTTCATGCTCCAACGCTTTCTTTTCCCGTTCATGGAACTTTAATGATTGAACCTACGGAAAGTGAATCCAAAGAAGAACTGGATCGTTTTATTGATGCCCTGAATTCTATTTTTAATGAAATAAAAGAAATAGAAAACGGCACGGCAGATAAAACCGACAACGTGTTGAAAAATGCACCACATACCTCTGAAAGAGTTTGTGCCAACGAATGGGAACACGAATATTCAAGAGAAAAGGCTGCCTTTCCATTGGATTGGATCAGGGAAAATAAATTCTGGGTGCCCGTCGGACGTGTCAATAATGCTTGGGGCGACCGGCATTTGATATGTACCTGTGGTTCGCCTGAAGAATATGAATTGATGACTCAGGATTAG
- a CDS encoding protein-L-isoaspartate(D-aspartate) O-methyltransferase: MNDDLRHQGMRKKLATGLKIKGIRNEKVLQAIEQVPRHLFMESSFINFAYKDQAFPIGAGQTISQPYTVAFQTQLLQVSKNDKILEVGTGSGYQAAVLLEMGAKVFTIERQKELYQKAQSFLPEIGYHPACFFGDGYKGLPHFAPFDRILVTAGAPSVPEDLKYQLKIDGRLVVPVGTEKRQEMTVIIRISENEFKTEKHGGFVFVPLLKGTVNS; this comes from the coding sequence ATGAATGATGATCTGAGACATCAGGGAATGAGAAAGAAACTGGCCACCGGATTAAAAATAAAGGGAATTCGGAATGAAAAGGTTTTGCAGGCTATTGAGCAGGTTCCAAGACATCTTTTTATGGAAAGTAGTTTTATAAATTTTGCTTATAAAGACCAGGCGTTTCCTATCGGAGCAGGGCAAACAATTTCGCAGCCCTACACCGTTGCATTTCAAACACAGCTGCTTCAGGTCAGTAAAAACGATAAAATTCTGGAAGTTGGAACAGGCTCAGGATATCAGGCAGCCGTTTTGCTTGAAATGGGGGCAAAAGTTTTTACGATTGAAAGACAAAAGGAATTGTATCAGAAAGCCCAGTCGTTTCTTCCCGAGATCGGGTACCACCCGGCTTGTTTTTTTGGAGACGGCTATAAAGGATTACCTCATTTTGCACCTTTCGACAGAATATTGGTAACAGCTGGTGCCCCGTCTGTGCCGGAGGATTTGAAATACCAATTAAAAATTGACGGTCGTTTGGTTGTGCCGGTGGGAACAGAAAAACGACAGGAAATGACCGTAATAATCCGGATCTCGGAAAATGAATTTAAAACCGAAAAACATGGAGGCTTTGTTTTTGTTCCTTTGTTGAAAGGAACGGTAAATTCGTAA
- a CDS encoding MBL fold metallo-hydrolase: MIKIKKFVVNPLQENSYILSDETGECIFIDPGFFYEEEHDEIREYISENNLKPKKITNTHCHFDHIMGVEFLRSEYQIPLFAHPDDAFWIERAIDQGQMFGFDMQPVNPIDALFKEGEKVKFGNTELEIFHVPGHSPGHVVFYSRNNDFLIAGDVLFYGSIGRTDLPGGNHQQLISGIKDQLFKLPDETKVYCGHGPETTLGFEKTNNPFLT; this comes from the coding sequence ATGATAAAAATTAAAAAGTTTGTTGTAAATCCTCTACAGGAAAATTCATATATCCTATCCGACGAAACAGGAGAATGTATTTTTATTGATCCTGGTTTTTTTTATGAGGAGGAACATGATGAAATCAGAGAATACATTTCGGAAAATAATTTGAAACCAAAAAAAATTACCAACACGCATTGCCATTTTGATCATATTATGGGGGTTGAATTTTTACGGTCCGAATATCAAATACCTCTTTTTGCACATCCTGACGATGCATTTTGGATTGAACGCGCGATAGACCAGGGGCAGATGTTTGGTTTTGACATGCAACCGGTGAACCCTATTGATGCACTGTTTAAAGAAGGCGAAAAAGTAAAATTCGGAAATACTGAACTTGAAATTTTTCATGTTCCGGGGCACTCACCAGGGCATGTTGTTTTTTATAGCCGGAATAATGATTTTCTCATTGCAGGCGACGTACTTTTTTATGGTAGTATAGGACGTACCGATTTACCCGGAGGAAACCACCAACAGTTAATTTCAGGGATAAAAGACCAGCTTTTTAAATTGCCTGACGAGACAAAAGTGTATTGTGGACACGGCCCGGAAACAACACTGGGGTTTGAAAAAACAAACAATCCCTTTTTAACCTGA
- the ispE gene encoding 4-(cytidine 5'-diphospho)-2-C-methyl-D-erythritol kinase: MIVFPNAKINIGLNVVSRREDGYHNLETIFYPVKLADALEIADSDETEFSYSGLHIDGAPENNLVYKAYSLLKSDFELPGLNIHLHKVIPFGAGLGGGSSDAAFVLKLINEYCSLGLNSTELKQYAKEIGADCPFFIENKASFARGIGDQLEPIQIDLSKFEIVIVKPQISVSTPDAYRNIKPSQPSFNLKELNKIPLEEWRDFVVNDFEKTVFPKYPEIQNIKEALYKMGALYAAMSGSGSAVFGIFRHLPANTDKFLPKGIFIYR, encoded by the coding sequence ATGATCGTTTTTCCAAATGCAAAAATAAATATTGGTTTGAATGTGGTTTCCAGGAGGGAAGACGGATATCATAACCTGGAAACCATATTTTATCCGGTAAAACTCGCTGATGCGTTGGAAATTGCTGATTCGGATGAAACGGAGTTTTCGTATTCAGGTTTGCATATTGACGGTGCCCCTGAAAATAATTTGGTGTACAAAGCATATTCCTTGTTAAAAAGTGATTTCGAACTTCCCGGTCTAAACATTCATTTGCACAAAGTAATTCCATTTGGTGCCGGGCTGGGAGGTGGTTCCTCTGATGCAGCTTTTGTACTAAAATTAATAAATGAATATTGCAGTTTAGGTTTAAATTCAACTGAATTAAAGCAATACGCTAAGGAAATTGGCGCTGATTGTCCTTTCTTTATCGAAAACAAAGCTTCTTTTGCCAGGGGGATTGGGGATCAGCTCGAACCAATCCAAATTGACCTTTCGAAATTTGAGATTGTTATTGTTAAACCACAAATATCGGTAAGTACACCCGATGCTTACCGGAATATAAAACCTTCTCAGCCGTCGTTCAATTTAAAGGAGCTAAATAAAATTCCGCTTGAAGAATGGAGAGATTTTGTTGTAAATGATTTTGAAAAGACGGTTTTTCCAAAGTACCCTGAAATCCAAAATATAAAAGAGGCTCTTTATAAAATGGGAGCCTTGTACGCTGCTATGTCTGGCAGTGGCTCGGCGGTTTTTGGTATTTTTCGCCATTTACCGGCAAATACAGATAAATTCCTACCCAAAGGTATTTTTATTTACCGATAG